In Blautia sp. SC05B48, a single genomic region encodes these proteins:
- a CDS encoding helix-turn-helix domain-containing protein, producing the protein MQVKTEEKSVNNKKLIPFWVIERALEGDIQAINKILKHYEGYIAKLSVRKMYDEYGCVHYCVDETLRRRLETKLIKTIIGFKIVR; encoded by the coding sequence ATGCAGGTGAAAACGGAAGAAAAAAGCGTAAATAATAAAAAATTGATACCGTTTTGGGTAATCGAAAGAGCATTGGAGGGTGACATTCAGGCGATAAATAAAATTCTGAAACATTATGAAGGATATATTGCAAAATTATCGGTCAGAAAAATGTATGATGAGTATGGCTGTGTTCATTATTGTGTAGATGAAACACTTCGCAGACGTCTGGAAACAAAATTGATAAAAACAATTATTGGATTTAAAATAGTTCGCTAA
- a CDS encoding sigma factor-like helix-turn-helix DNA-binding protein, translated as MEQSSSYDEKRVMHQFDRKCKLALKGEIVDYERHLAYLRKHETLFSELSEQEMESLSIFDEYELEKSYFRAGGYDVEVKNALLAEALTALTERKRDIILLSYFMEMNDADIARKLNLVRSTVHEHRTRSLEILKIMLEENAGENGRKKRK; from the coding sequence ATGGAGCAATCTTCTTCCTACGATGAGAAAAGGGTAATGCACCAGTTTGATCGAAAATGCAAATTGGCACTAAAGGGCGAAATAGTGGATTATGAAAGGCATTTAGCTTATCTTAGAAAACATGAAACTTTGTTTTCAGAATTATCTGAACAAGAGATGGAGAGCCTTTCTATATTTGATGAATATGAATTGGAAAAAAGCTATTTTCGGGCAGGCGGTTATGATGTAGAGGTAAAAAATGCTCTATTGGCAGAAGCATTAACTGCACTGACAGAGAGAAAAAGGGACATTATTCTTTTGTCATACTTTATGGAAATGAATGATGCGGATATAGCAAGAAAACTGAACCTGGTAAGAAGTACGGTACATGAGCATCGTACACGATCGCTTGAAATATTAAAGATTATGCTGGAGGAAAATGCAGGTGAAAACGGAAGAAAAAAGCGTAAATAA
- a CDS encoding site-specific integrase: MAKARKDNRGRALRKGESQRQSDLMYIYTYTDPFGKRRYTYSKDLVKLREKEQKLLKDQLDGLDVYAAGNANLNFVFDRYISTKTELRRTTYTNYMYMYDHYVRDSFGKKKIGEIKYSDVLYFYYHLINERKLQVNTLETIHTVLHPTFQLAVRDDIIRNNPSHGVMSEIKKKPGRNHGVRHALTVEQQRAFMNYTSNSPVFNHWAPLFTVLLGTGCRIGEIIGIRWEDIDLEKRLININHSVTYYPRRAETTKCEFAVSLPKTEAGIRTVPMMEPVYNAFMEEYEYQKENGFSTVTLDGMEGFIFTNRFGNLHNPQAVNRTIKRIRENYNAEEILKAKKEKREPIIIPHFSCHHLRHTFCTRFCENETNIKVIQAVMGHANIETTMDIYAEVTDMKKTEAIEKLSHNLDIF; this comes from the coding sequence GTGGCAAAAGCAAGAAAAGATAACAGAGGCAGGGCCTTACGCAAAGGCGAGAGTCAACGCCAGTCCGACCTGATGTACATATACACTTATACAGATCCATTTGGAAAAAGAAGATATACATATTCCAAGGATTTGGTTAAGTTAAGGGAAAAAGAGCAGAAATTGTTGAAAGACCAATTAGACGGTCTTGATGTGTATGCTGCGGGAAATGCCAATCTTAATTTTGTATTTGATAGATATATTTCTACGAAAACAGAGTTGAGACGAACAACATATACCAATTATATGTACATGTATGATCATTACGTCAGAGACAGTTTTGGAAAGAAGAAAATCGGTGAAATTAAATATTCAGATGTACTGTACTTTTATTATCATTTGATAAATGAAAGAAAATTGCAGGTTAATACACTGGAAACGATTCATACGGTGCTTCATCCAACATTTCAGTTAGCAGTGCGAGATGATATTATCCGAAACAACCCATCTCATGGTGTAATGTCAGAAATAAAAAAGAAACCAGGGAGGAATCATGGAGTGAGACATGCGTTGACAGTAGAACAGCAGAGAGCATTTATGAATTATACATCGAACAGTCCGGTATTTAATCATTGGGCACCATTGTTTACGGTTCTTTTAGGTACAGGATGTCGTATAGGTGAGATTATTGGGATTCGATGGGAAGATATTGATTTAGAGAAACGACTGATCAATATTAATCACAGTGTTACATATTATCCACGCAGAGCAGAAACAACCAAATGCGAATTTGCTGTTTCGTTACCTAAAACAGAGGCGGGCATTCGTACAGTTCCGATGATGGAGCCAGTATATAATGCTTTTATGGAAGAGTATGAATATCAGAAAGAAAATGGATTCAGTACCGTTACACTGGACGGTATGGAGGGATTTATATTTACAAATCGGTTTGGCAATCTTCATAATCCGCAGGCAGTCAACCGGACAATCAAACGCATCCGGGAAAACTACAATGCAGAAGAAATTTTAAAAGCAAAAAAGGAGAAAAGAGAGCCGATCATTATTCCACATTTTTCCTGCCATCATTTGAGACATACTTTTTGTACGAGATTCTGCGAAAATGAAACGAATATTAAGGTGATACAGGCAGTTATGGGACATGCAAATATTGAGACAACGATGGATATATATGCCGAAGTCACCGATATGAAAAAAACAGAAGCAATAGAAAAATTATCACATAATTTAGACATATTCTAG
- a CDS encoding cyclic lactone autoinducer peptide encodes MNMKNVKAQSAKALANVSLKLGKVSADSACCYIFHQPKVPKDLKKLKKI; translated from the coding sequence ATGAATATGAAAAATGTAAAAGCTCAGTCAGCGAAAGCACTGGCAAATGTATCTTTAAAACTTGGAAAAGTGTCAGCGGATAGTGCATGTTGCTATATCTTTCACCAGCCGAAAGTTCCGAAGGACTTGAAAAAACTTAAAAAGATTTGA
- a CDS encoding DUF6462 family protein, with the protein MQRHIINRKRFVRYKEGAEIYSMCQSKFEKMAKEANAVYKLDKLVLVNCDIFEAYLETFRTGI; encoded by the coding sequence ATGCAAAGACATATTATAAATAGGAAAAGATTTGTTCGTTATAAAGAAGGTGCAGAAATATACAGCATGTGTCAAAGTAAGTTTGAAAAAATGGCAAAGGAAGCAAATGCTGTTTATAAGCTGGATAAATTGGTACTGGTGAACTGTGATATTTTTGAGGCATATCTGGAAACATTCCGAACCGGTATTTAG
- a CDS encoding response regulator yields the protein MKKILLFSDHREIFKTTNKITKGKYKLKWCTYDWSDDDKHFTPDVIIMYFNKKMVEKGTFEFIVRVKGILGNTIPILALIENGTKQDIFSVLKAGVYDYLENVEDLQEYQKKIEEILLWIWYLKKYGSQKGCNDQ from the coding sequence ATGAAAAAGATATTATTGTTTAGTGATCATAGAGAAATATTTAAAACTACAAATAAAATAACAAAAGGAAAGTATAAACTGAAGTGGTGCACCTATGATTGGTCGGATGATGATAAGCATTTTACTCCAGATGTTATTATTATGTATTTTAATAAAAAAATGGTTGAAAAAGGAACATTTGAATTTATCGTCAGAGTAAAAGGGATATTGGGAAATACAATTCCAATTCTTGCTTTGATTGAAAATGGGACAAAGCAGGATATTTTTTCGGTATTGAAGGCAGGAGTGTATGATTATTTGGAGAATGTGGAGGATTTACAAGAATATCAAAAAAAAATAGAAGAGATATTATTGTGGATATGGTACTTAAAAAAGTATGGTTCTCAAAAAGGTTGTAATGATCAATGA
- a CDS encoding CopG family transcriptional regulator codes for MGRPKAESPKKKNVSFRLTEEEYQKLSEYAAKHELTTTQTIQKGIELLYQMPEK; via the coding sequence ATGGGGAGACCGAAAGCAGAATCCCCTAAGAAGAAAAATGTAAGTTTCCGCTTAACAGAGGAAGAATATCAGAAATTGTCAGAGTATGCAGCGAAGCATGAGCTGACTACAACACAAACGATACAAAAAGGTATTGAGCTTTTATATCAGATGCCAGAAAAGTAA
- a CDS encoding accessory gene regulator B family protein: MRRLSEKLTKYVIKTGAVPSESYDIYQYGFQIGLEMLCCFVTCLSIAIYMHMIPEFAIFTGIFMLLRTYAGGVHLNSFGSCFICSVTVQTIAMYFNSKYKFTVGTAWLLILVSAILILKAAPVECVNRELDDTEKEHCKKVTMKVLIAVIVFAGCCTLAGILAILSLVALTSFIILISQYVGILKYKIEKSKNKRR, translated from the coding sequence ATGAGACGGCTGTCAGAAAAATTAACAAAATATGTTATTAAGACCGGTGCAGTTCCTTCGGAATCATATGACATATATCAATATGGCTTTCAGATTGGACTTGAGATGCTATGCTGTTTCGTAACTTGTTTGAGTATAGCAATATATATGCATATGATTCCGGAATTTGCAATATTTACGGGGATTTTTATGTTGCTACGGACTTATGCAGGTGGCGTGCATCTTAACAGTTTTGGATCATGTTTTATATGTTCAGTCACTGTACAGACAATAGCAATGTATTTTAACAGTAAATATAAATTTACGGTAGGTACAGCATGGCTTCTTATATTAGTAAGTGCGATATTGATATTGAAAGCTGCACCAGTAGAGTGTGTCAATCGAGAACTTGATGATACTGAAAAAGAACACTGCAAAAAAGTAACCATGAAAGTCTTAATTGCTGTTATTGTATTTGCTGGTTGTTGTACACTTGCAGGAATACTAGCCATACTTTCCTTAGTTGCACTGACTTCCTTTATAATTTTAATCTCTCAGTATGTTGGTATTTTGAAATATAAAATTGAAAAGAGCAAGAATAAGCGGAGATGA